The following proteins are encoded in a genomic region of Amphiura filiformis chromosome 18, Afil_fr2py, whole genome shotgun sequence:
- the LOC140139458 gene encoding flotillin-1-like yields MVFFEVCGPNEVMLVSGCCYSKPHIVSGTCKFVLPGVHHVQRLSTSILTLKIDTQHVCTQQGVPISGTGVAQVKIQDRNEDMLLAACQQFLGKPEKEVEEIATEILDGHQRAIMGQMTVEEIYFNRKKFCMNVFELASSDLVNMGISMVSYTITDIRDDQGYLKALGMSRSAEVKRDATMEETDFDRDS; encoded by the exons ATGGTTTTCTTTGAGGTTTGTGGTCCAAATGAGGTCATGCTAGTCTCGG GATGCTGCTATAGCAAACCACATATAGTTTCCGGTACCTGTAAATTCGTCTTGCCTGGCGTCCACCATGTTCAACGTCTATCTACCAGTATACTCACTCTCAAAATCGACACACAACACGTGTGCACACAACAGGGTGTGCCTATATCAGGCACAGGGGTTGCACAG GTCAAGATCCAAGACCGAAATGAGGACATGCTCTTGGCAGCATGTCAGCAATTTCTTGGAAAGCCAGAGAAGGAGGTGGAAGAGATTGCCACTGAAATATTGGACGGCCATCAGAGGGCCATAATGGGCCAAATGACTGTTGAG GAGATCTACTTCAATCGCAAAAAGTTTTGTATGAATGTGTTTGAGTTGGCGTCATCTGATTTGGTCAACATGGGCATCAGTATGGTCAGTTATACAATCACAGACATCAGGGATGACCAG GGTTACTTGAAAGCTCTTGGTATGTCACGATCTGCGGAGGTCAAGAGAGATGCCACAATGGAAGAGACAGATTTTGATAGAGATTCATGA